From Pseudoalteromonas ulvae UL12, the proteins below share one genomic window:
- a CDS encoding DUF6531 domain-containing protein, which translates to MRSLFSSNGLGLFNSLINKLGSEVDVLESQIGRSNSTMYVNAATGNLVVQNTDESIKGMGLGLNVLRTYNSLGNFDGDNNDQWRLGFIRSLSLEGVKNGSGSVVKKTTADGYEQTFKFDSTKGIYISTEGNGAHDVIKLNNDGTGELTFGENGHKEVYNTDYKLASFSDTNGHSTSINYKSGLVFSINTTTALPLQGFFDQNFR; encoded by the coding sequence ATGAGATCACTATTTTCTAGTAATGGTTTAGGTTTATTTAACAGTTTAATCAATAAGTTAGGCAGTGAAGTTGACGTTTTAGAAAGTCAAATCGGTCGCTCAAATTCGACTATGTATGTTAATGCAGCAACAGGGAATTTGGTTGTCCAAAATACTGATGAATCAATTAAAGGAATGGGCCTTGGCCTGAATGTACTAAGAACATACAACAGCCTTGGTAATTTTGATGGTGACAATAACGATCAGTGGCGATTAGGCTTTATTCGATCTTTGAGTTTAGAAGGAGTAAAAAATGGATCAGGCAGTGTAGTTAAAAAAACTACTGCTGATGGGTATGAACAAACTTTTAAATTTGATTCAACAAAAGGTATCTATATAAGTACAGAAGGGAATGGTGCTCATGATGTCATCAAATTAAATAATGATGGTACGGGTGAACTTACATTCGGTGAGAATGGTCATAAAGAAGTTTATAATACTGACTATAAGCTAGCTTCTTTTAGTGATACAAATGGACACTCAACATCTATTAATTATAAAAGTGGATTGGTCTTTTCGATTAATACAACTACTGCATTACCTCTTCAAGGTTTTTTTGATCAAAACTTTCGATAA